The nucleotide window GAGGCCGCCAGTATAATGATTGGCACGAGCGGCCCAGTGGTGGCCGAGGACGGTGGTGCAATCTCCTATAGAAAGGGCAGGATCAGAGAGAGGATTTACCTAACAAACATGGATGAGGAATGGGTTCTCTGGAGCGAGATAAAGAGGCACCATCCCGACGCCCTTCTCACCTTCACAATGCCAGAACGGAAAGCCGGACTCGTCATGATGCGCACGATTCCCATAGAGGAAGTTAGAGCCATAATAAGGGAGCTTGGCCTGAACCTCGTTGCCGTAGATTCTGGCTTCGCAATACACGTCAAGAAGCCCTGGATAAACAAGGGAGAAGGGATAAAGAAGGCCTGCGAGATCCTTGGGATAAAGCCCGAGGAAGTTGCACACATAGGCGATGGCGAGAACGATTTGGACGCATTCAGGGTCGTTGGCTACCGCGTCGCCGTTTCCCAAGCGCCAGAATCCCTTAAGCGCGAAGCCGACTACATAACCAAGGAGAGCTACGGAGCCGGGGGGGCCGAGGGAATATACCACATCCTGGAGAAGTTCGGCTACTTATAGCAAAACTTTTAAGCGTTTTTTCTTTTTTACTACAAGGTGATGGTATGGTTTACTTGGCAGATGTTAGAAATTCGGGGCTTGAAGGGAACGTCCTCTTAGTGGTTGGTGGCCTTCTTCAGGTCGGTGGGCTAATTGGAAAGGTCCTCGGGTCCCTAATTCAGCTGGCCGGTCTGTTAATGCTCTACAGTGCCGTAAGAGGCTTTGCGGAGAGGAGTGGGAGGGAAAGTGCCAAGAATAACTTCCTGAAGTCTCTGCTCATAGGGATCGGCGGGACCGGGTTATGGCTCGTCCTCATAGCCAAGGCTCCAACCTTTAGAAGTGGTTTGGCAACCTACTTCTATGCAATGGGCACCTTTGCCATAGTGCTCATAGCCTCGATGTACTTCGAGAGAAGGGTCTGGATGGAGTTCTTTTACGCCACGAGGACGGAGAAGTTCAGAGATGCGGCGAACCTACTCTGGTATGGCGCCCTGCTGTCGTTTCTGATAATTGGCTTT belongs to Pyrococcus yayanosii CH1 and includes:
- a CDS encoding phosphoglycolate phosphatase: MIKAISLDIDGTITYPDRRLHEEALKAIRKAEELGVPVMLVTGNSIPFAEAASIMIGTSGPVVAEDGGAISYRKGRIRERIYLTNMDEEWVLWSEIKRHHPDALLTFTMPERKAGLVMMRTIPIEEVRAIIRELGLNLVAVDSGFAIHVKKPWINKGEGIKKACEILGIKPEEVAHIGDGENDLDAFRVVGYRVAVSQAPESLKREADYITKESYGAGGAEGIYHILEKFGYL
- a CDS encoding DUF996 domain-containing protein translates to MVYLADVRNSGLEGNVLLVVGGLLQVGGLIGKVLGSLIQLAGLLMLYSAVRGFAERSGRESAKNNFLKSLLIGIGGTGLWLVLIAKAPTFRSGLATYFYAMGTFAIVLIASMYFERRVWMEFFYATRTEKFRDAANLLWYGALLSFLIIGFFIGLVGRILLILAFADMPRRIEGGERPQWTL